GTCGGCCACGACCCCCTCATACCCCCTGGCAGTGTGCCTTATGAAAGGCCCTGCATTTCGTAAAGTTATCTCTGGGACGGCACACTAGAAGGCCTTCCTCCTCATTTAACCTTGGCTCTGTTCGCAAGCGGAGACATCGCTTTCAACCTTTCAACAATCTTTGGAAAAACCTCCAGGAGAAAATCGACTTCCTCCTTTGTGTTTCCTCTTCCAAGACTGAAGCGAAGAGAGCTCTGAGCCCTCTCGGGCGGAACACCCATGGCGACGAGAACGTGCGAAGGTTCAAGAGAACCGGATGTGCACGCAGACCCGGACGAGACGCCGATCCCTTCCATATCGAGACTCAAGATCATGGATTCACCTTCGACCGTCCCGAATGAGAGGTTTGTCGTCCCGGCAAGTCTCTTCGCGGGGTGACCGTTCAGAGTCACGCCGTCAATTCTCTCCAAGATTCCCTTCTCAAGCCGGTCTCTCAGCTCTCTCACAGTCTTCTGCTCGGCTTCGCCTTCCCCCATGGCAATTTCGCAGGCTTTTCCAAGTCCGACAATCCCTGGGACGTTCTCAGTCCCTGCCCTTCTCCCCTTCTCGTGATGCCCGCCTCTCATAGTAGCTTCGATCCTGACACCGTTCTTCATAAACAGCGCGCCGATCCCTTTCGGCCCGTTTATCTTGTGTCCTGAGAGTGAAAGAAGCTGAACCCCGAGTTCACGAACATTTGTCCTCATCTTGCCGACCGTTTGAACCGCGTCTGTGTGAAAGAGAACTTGTCGTTCGTTCAGTATCTTGCCTATTTGCTCTATGGGCTGGATGGTCCCTACTTCATTGTTTCCGTGGATGATGCTCACAAAAATTGTGTCCTTTTCAAGTGCCTTCTTGACGTCTTCGGGGTCTACAATTCCGGACTTGTCAACGGGAATTGCCGCAATCCGAAATCCCTCTTTCTGAAGGGCAGTTGCGGTATTCAGGATTGCGTGATGCTCGATCGAACTTATCGCAATGTGCTCGCCCTTTTTCCTGAGAGCCCTGGCTGCCCCAACCAGGGCAAGGTTGTCGGCCTCAGTCCCTCCGCTCGTGAAGATAATCTCGCCCTTGTCGCATCCGAGAATAGCCGCAACATTCCCTCTCGCGGCCTCGACCGCGCTTCTTGCCTCCTGCCCGAATCCGTGAATGCTCGACGGGTTCCCAAACTTCTCCTTGTAAAATGGAAGCATGGCTTCCAGAACGTCTGGATGAACAGGCGTTGTAGCATTGTGGTCAAAGTAAATGCGCCTCACGTTACTTTCCTCCCCCTATTTCTATCCGGCACTCTTCCAGAAAACGGGACTGCACCACTGTTTTTCCCGCCTACAGAGAGCACGACACCAGGTATCCGTCCTTCAAACGGGTTCTTGTCCCCCGCACTTCCTTCTTCAGGTCTTCAAGCGTGATTTCATCGAGCACTCTTGATATTTCGCTCCCGAGCTTCACCATGATGAGCCTCGAAACACAGTCCTCAGCCCTTCCGCACTTCACATGGGATGAAGATGCGCAGGCGCATGATCCGAGCTCAAGCGGTCCCTCGACAGCTCTCAAGATGTCACCGATTCTTGTCTTTCGCGGCGAAGTTGAGAGATTGTAGCCTCCCTTGACTCCGCGGATGCTCTCCACGAGCCCGGCTTTTCTCAGCCTGGCAAGCAGGTGCTCAAGATATTCAAAAGGTATCATCTGACTTCTTGTCAAGTCTTTCGCTGGAACAGGACCGCTTCCGTGTCTCAGTGCAAGCTCAAACATTGCTCTTATCGCGTACTTTCCGGCAGTCGAGAGTTTCATATTGGCATCCTTACTTAATCCTGACTGTTTCAGTCAGAATTACACGATACAAAAAGGCCGCATCTGGGCCATCGTACAATTCCCCTGCCCTCAGGTTCAAACAATCTTCCGTTACTCCATATTCCGGTCCGGGCGGCCCGTACCGCCCCCGAGAACTCCTCACCACGACTTCCCGCTACTCTTGTATCTTCGCCGGGGGCTACTCTGTCTTTCTTCTACTCTAGCGTTTCCTTTCTTTCTTCTTTTTCTCGAACTCCCGCCGGTCGATGAGAGACTGCTGTCTCTTTATCATGGTCTCGGCGTACTGACCCCACTGGGCATCTCCTGATGCTTTTGAGAACATTTGTATCGCCTCTTCGAACTTGCTCTGCAGCTCAAGCGCTTTCCCCCAGGCGCAGACCAGGCACGCGGAGTTGGGATCCTTCTCAATTCCTTTCGAGGCAAGAGCTATTGTCTTTGCCGGCAGGTTTTTCTCATTATATATCTGCGCCAGGCTGCAATATGCCCCTCTGTAATCGGGGTTCCCCGCGATTATTGTCTCGAACTCAGCCGCGGCTTTGTCAGTCTGTTTGGCTCTCTGGTAGGCATTTGCAAGAATGAATCTGTCGCCATCTGATTTCGGATCCAGCACAAGGACTCTCCTGCAAACCGCTATTGCCCTTGGATAGTTCTCCAGCTTCATCGAGACCGATGTAAGGTTTCTCGCAGCAGATACGTCGGACGAATCCGCAGCGAAGATTTTCTCAAAGACATCGGCGGCTTCGGCAAGAAGGTCGTTTTCCATGTAGAGTGTGGCGAGACTCTTGAGAGTCTCCAGGTCACGCGGCCTGATCTCAAGAGATCTTTCATAAGCCATGACCGCGTCTGCAAATGAGCCTTTCTTGGAGTAGATGTAGCCGAGATTCTTATAGATCTTGTCATCGTCCGGAGTCTTCCTTACAACCTTAAGGTACTCCTCCACTGCTCTATCCAGACTGTCGCTGACCAGGTAGAGATAGGCAAGTCCTGCCCGGAACTGGGCATCATCCGGGAATGTCCTCAGCACGTTAAGATGCTCGGCGATGGCCTCCTCATTCTTACCGGCCTCTTTGAGCGCTATGGCCAGTCCCTTCTGTGCATCAACATAATTTGGGACCTTCTCAAGTGATTGTCTGAAGAGCGCTATTGCACCTTCGTACCTCCCTGCAAGGAGCGAGTCTTTGCCGGCCAGGGCAAACTTCAGCGCCTCTTCTTCCTCGGTAGCAACCGGCAGGGCGACAGGTTTCGGCCCTTTCTGGGCAGCACATCCCGGCAGGAAGAGGACGACAACGGCAAACAATAGGATGGATATTCTAAGTGCGAGTCTCATTCAGGCTCCTTTCTGTTCATGTTCAGACTAATCTAACAAATCCTCTTCCCAAAAATCAAGCACGGAGAAAACAAAAGCGGGGATGACGCGGATGACGCGGACCGGATAGCTCCCTCATCACAGCCGGGGTCACTTGGAAACTACAGTCTTGAGAATCTCTCCGTTTCTGTCAAAGCTTACTTTCACAATCTTCCTTATCCGGTCGCCTCTCTGTGTCACAACGACTTTCTCAAACCTTGCGACGTACATCTTCACCTGTTTCTGCTTTGTCACTGTCCTTGATTTTTGCAGAGTGGCCACGAGTTTCCTGTCGACTCTAGAGAGCGCTGAGATGACGGCTTCAGCCGGAGCCGCTATTCTTTCTTCAACAACCGGCTCCACCCCTGAAAGCTCGGGATACTTCTTGGCAATCTGACTGGTCACCTTCTTCACAATCTCTTTTGAGACCATATTCACCCTCGCTAGTGCTGTGTCACATAAGTTCGCGAACTTATTATGCGGTGCCCCAGCACTTTCACAGGGGCTATCGCCCCTATGACATTTCGAAACTTGCCACGGGCAACTTTCGCAACTGTAACCCCTTAGGGGGTCGGCCACGACCCCCTCATACCCCCTGGCAGTGTGCCTTACGAAACGTCCTGCATTTCGTAAAGTTATTTCTAGGACGGCACACTAGAATATCATAGAGCCAAGCGGGTTTCCGTAGAGAACGAACTGGAGCAGCGTCTTCTTGTCATCTTCATCAAGGTACCCCTGGCTCAACAGGAGCTCTGACGCCATCTCGGCCTTCGCCCTTGCGAGAGCATCCCCGAAGAGGGCTCCCGCTTTCACCTGTTCCAGAAACTTTGAAGAAAGAAGATCAGCTTCACCAAGAGGAGGTCCTTCTGAGCCGTAGGAGACCGTCGTTGAACCCAGAAGTCCGGCCGCTTTCCCATGCATGAATTGAAGGCAGATCGAGTTTGAGGACTCCTTGCCGGCTTCGTATCCGCCATAACAGGCCTCGGTCACGACGAGCGAGTTCCTCACATTCCCGGCCGCTATTATTTCGGGACTCAGCGCTCTCGGAAACTCGCTTCCATCCTGGCCAAACCAGAACTTATCCTCCTTTGAGCCGTGAAGATTGAAATAGTTGAGGCCACTGCCCTTCAGCCAATTGCTCATGAAGGTCCTCGTGTTAAGCGGCGGAGAAAGGAAAATGTCACCACTCCGCTTGGCCATTGAGAATACCTCTTCCGAAGCGTCTTCCCACACCTTCGCAGAGTAGCCCAGGGCCTCCTTTTTGGACCGTATCGGGCTGGAGATCTCCATGACCTCAAGTTCCGAAAGAAGAAGCGAAACGTCTCCTTCATTTCCGCAGGGAAGCCTCCCGAGAGACCTTTCTGGAACAAGCCATTCATCAGGCTCGTTCCCTGGGTGGGAGGAAGCATAAGGATTGTCCGAGAGCACCTCTTCGTCGCTGTCAACCGCCGGGTTCTTCAAGGAATAAAACGGGATAACATTGTGCCCTCCAAGCAGGAGAAAATACCGTTTTCCCGGTTCCTTTGATGCAAGCTTGAAAT
This genomic window from Candidatus Eisenbacteria bacterium contains:
- the nifS gene encoding cysteine desulfurase NifS, with product MRRIYFDHNATTPVHPDVLEAMLPFYKEKFGNPSSIHGFGQEARSAVEAARGNVAAILGCDKGEIIFTSGGTEADNLALVGAARALRKKGEHIAISSIEHHAILNTATALQKEGFRIAAIPVDKSGIVDPEDVKKALEKDTIFVSIIHGNNEVGTIQPIEQIGKILNERQVLFHTDAVQTVGKMRTNVRELGVQLLSLSGHKINGPKGIGALFMKNGVRIEATMRGGHHEKGRRAGTENVPGIVGLGKACEIAMGEGEAEQKTVRELRDRLEKGILERIDGVTLNGHPAKRLAGTTNLSFGTVEGESMILSLDMEGIGVSSGSACTSGSLEPSHVLVAMGVPPERAQSSLRFSLGRGNTKEEVDFLLEVFPKIVERLKAMSPLANRAKVK
- a CDS encoding Rrf2 family transcriptional regulator; translation: MKLSTAGKYAIRAMFELALRHGSGPVPAKDLTRSQMIPFEYLEHLLARLRKAGLVESIRGVKGGYNLSTSPRKTRIGDILRAVEGPLELGSCACASSSHVKCGRAEDCVSRLIMVKLGSEISRVLDEITLEDLKKEVRGTRTRLKDGYLVSCSL
- a CDS encoding tetratricopeptide repeat protein codes for the protein MRLALRISILLFAVVVLFLPGCAAQKGPKPVALPVATEEEEALKFALAGKDSLLAGRYEGAIALFRQSLEKVPNYVDAQKGLAIALKEAGKNEEAIAEHLNVLRTFPDDAQFRAGLAYLYLVSDSLDRAVEEYLKVVRKTPDDDKIYKNLGYIYSKKGSFADAVMAYERSLEIRPRDLETLKSLATLYMENDLLAEAADVFEKIFAADSSDVSAARNLTSVSMKLENYPRAIAVCRRVLVLDPKSDGDRFILANAYQRAKQTDKAAAEFETIIAGNPDYRGAYCSLAQIYNEKNLPAKTIALASKGIEKDPNSACLVCAWGKALELQSKFEEAIQMFSKASGDAQWGQYAETMIKRQQSLIDRREFEKKKKERKR
- a CDS encoding helix-hairpin-helix domain-containing protein; its protein translation is MPSSKEIEQELTRIPGIGSSALARFSKAGITSIREVLQLDALSLSRKTGISIFKLVHIQATLDLSESFRLNPNVSDALVKQGILSPQDLFSRSLKDIEDFLSLGPSRPARRKDAVTLKKRIQEIKRRKLLVIVSSRNALLDLFGEKGFSKIDKSLKRLVSTLSSRKIDVICLYLDTDSVSQFGLKPSKKINPGGTKKALDSIDFKLASKEPGKRYFLLLGGHNVIPFYSLKNPAVDSDEEVLSDNPYASSHPGNEPDEWLVPERSLGRLPCGNEGDVSLLLSELEVMEISSPIRSKKEALGYSAKVWEDASEEVFSMAKRSGDIFLSPPLNTRTFMSNWLKGSGLNYFNLHGSKEDKFWFGQDGSEFPRALSPEIIAAGNVRNSLVVTEACYGGYEAGKESSNSICLQFMHGKAAGLLGSTTVSYGSEGPPLGEADLLSSKFLEQVKAGALFGDALARAKAEMASELLLSQGYLDEDDKKTLLQFVLYGNPLGSMIF